The following are encoded together in the Kribbella sp. CA-293567 genome:
- a CDS encoding DUF72 domain-containing protein, with protein MRLHVGCAMWTHAPWNGRFLPHPLPSSERLEAYATWCNAVEGNTTFYATPARATVQMWADQVAPGFRFVLKLPKTITHDLRLHDAADAELRTFLHAMRPLGSRAHALWIQLPASFSPNELGSLAAFLHRAPSAFRYAVEVRHPAFFEEARWTQQLEQILGRAGAEWVPFDTVTLFETPADSYGEREAWMKKPRLPRRTRALTEFPIVRYIGRDDVSVTIKGWQYLAEQTAVWLREGRSPTVFLHTPDNVEALALARRFYDDVRALVPELAELPAPLTAPAEPPTLF; from the coding sequence ATGCGGCTGCATGTGGGGTGCGCGATGTGGACGCACGCGCCGTGGAACGGGCGGTTCCTGCCGCATCCGTTGCCGTCCTCCGAGCGCCTGGAGGCGTACGCGACCTGGTGCAACGCGGTCGAGGGCAACACCACCTTCTACGCGACGCCGGCCCGCGCGACCGTGCAGATGTGGGCCGATCAGGTGGCGCCCGGCTTCCGGTTCGTGCTGAAGCTGCCGAAGACGATCACCCACGACCTGCGGTTGCACGACGCCGCCGATGCCGAGCTGCGGACCTTCCTGCACGCGATGCGGCCGCTCGGTTCGCGGGCGCATGCTCTGTGGATCCAGTTGCCGGCCTCGTTCTCACCGAACGAACTGGGCTCGCTGGCCGCCTTCCTGCACCGAGCGCCGTCGGCCTTCCGGTATGCGGTCGAGGTGCGGCATCCGGCGTTCTTCGAAGAGGCTCGGTGGACGCAGCAGCTCGAGCAGATCCTCGGGCGGGCCGGAGCCGAGTGGGTTCCCTTCGACACCGTGACTCTGTTCGAGACTCCTGCCGACAGTTACGGCGAGCGGGAGGCGTGGATGAAGAAGCCGCGGCTGCCTCGGCGTACTCGGGCGCTGACGGAGTTCCCGATCGTGCGGTACATCGGCCGGGACGATGTGTCCGTCACGATCAAGGGCTGGCAGTACCTCGCGGAGCAGACCGCCGTCTGGCTGCGTGAGGGCCGGTCGCCGACCGTCTTCCTGCACACGCCCGACAACGTCGAGGCGCTTGCGCTCGCACGACGTTTCTACGACGACGTCCGCGCTCTGGTGCCGGAGCTCGCGGAGTTGCCGGCACCTCTGACGGCACCGGCCGAGCCGCCCACGCTCTTCTGA
- a CDS encoding inositol-3-phosphate synthase, whose amino-acid sequence MTSIRVAIVGVGNCASSLVQGVHYYRDAKPDERVPGLMHVQFGEYHVRDVEFVAAFDVDGKKVGLDLADAIGASENNTIKICDVPPSGVTVQRGHTLDGLGKYYRETITESDASPVDVVAALREAQVDVLVCYLPVGSEQAAKFYAQCAIDANVAFVNALPVFIAGTKEWADKFTAAGVPIIGDDIKSQIGATITHRVLAKLFEDRGVTVDRTYQLNVGGNMDFKNMLERDRLESKKISKTQSVTSQLVDDIDPRNVHIGPSDYVAWLDDRKWAFIRLEGRNFGDVPLSLEYKLEVWDSPNSAGIIIDAIRAVKIAKDRGIGGPILSASSYFMKSPPEQYADDVCRDLVEKFIKGEIER is encoded by the coding sequence ATGACCTCGATCCGCGTAGCGATCGTCGGTGTCGGCAACTGCGCCAGCTCGCTCGTCCAGGGCGTGCACTACTACCGCGACGCGAAGCCCGACGAGCGCGTTCCCGGTCTGATGCACGTCCAGTTCGGCGAGTACCACGTCCGCGACGTCGAGTTCGTCGCCGCGTTCGACGTGGACGGCAAGAAGGTCGGCCTCGACCTCGCCGACGCGATCGGCGCCAGCGAGAACAACACGATCAAGATCTGCGACGTGCCGCCGAGCGGTGTCACGGTGCAGCGCGGTCACACGCTGGACGGTCTCGGCAAGTACTACCGCGAGACGATCACCGAGTCCGACGCGTCGCCGGTCGACGTCGTCGCCGCCCTGCGTGAGGCGCAGGTCGACGTACTCGTCTGCTACCTGCCGGTCGGTTCGGAGCAGGCCGCGAAGTTCTACGCCCAGTGCGCGATCGACGCGAACGTCGCGTTCGTCAACGCGCTGCCCGTGTTCATCGCCGGCACCAAGGAGTGGGCGGACAAGTTCACCGCCGCGGGTGTCCCGATCATCGGCGACGACATCAAGTCGCAGATCGGCGCCACCATCACGCACCGCGTGCTGGCCAAGCTGTTCGAGGACCGCGGCGTCACCGTCGACCGGACCTACCAGCTGAACGTCGGCGGCAACATGGACTTCAAGAACATGCTGGAGCGCGACCGGCTGGAGTCGAAGAAGATCAGCAAGACCCAGTCCGTCACCTCGCAGCTGGTCGACGACATCGACCCGCGCAACGTGCACATCGGCCCGTCGGACTACGTGGCCTGGCTGGACGACCGCAAGTGGGCCTTCATCCGGCTCGAGGGCCGCAACTTCGGCGACGTCCCGCTGTCGCTGGAGTACAAGCTCGAGGTGTGGGACTCGCCGAACTCGGCCGGCATCATCATCGACGCGATCCGCGCGGTGAAGATCGCCAAGGACCGCGGCATCGGCGGCCCGATCCTGTCCGCCTCGTCGTACTTCATGAAGTCGCCGCCGGAGCAGTACGCCGACGACGTCTGCCGTGACCTGGTGGAGAAGTTCATCAAGGGCGAGATCGAGCGCTGA
- a CDS encoding PadR family transcriptional regulator: MGNRSGVLELAVLGLLHEAPMHGYELRKRVNAQFGWGRVLSFGSLYPCLKAMLRNGLISADAGTPDAGRRQKIVYTITADGKDHFASAMHDAGPSAWEDDTFGVRFSFFGRTDPATRLRILEGRRARMEERLANFRAAMSRTAERVDTYTLELQRHGLESAEREVRWLNELIDGERSRQRTPEEHQPPVPPPN, encoded by the coding sequence ATGGGAAACCGCAGTGGGGTCCTGGAACTCGCCGTACTCGGCCTGTTGCACGAAGCGCCGATGCACGGTTACGAGCTCCGCAAGCGCGTCAACGCCCAGTTCGGGTGGGGACGCGTGTTGTCGTTCGGGTCGCTCTACCCGTGCCTGAAGGCGATGCTCCGCAACGGACTGATCTCCGCCGACGCCGGTACGCCGGACGCCGGGCGGAGACAGAAGATCGTTTACACGATCACGGCCGACGGCAAGGACCACTTCGCCAGCGCGATGCACGACGCCGGTCCGTCGGCGTGGGAGGACGACACGTTCGGCGTCCGGTTCTCGTTCTTCGGCCGGACCGACCCGGCCACCCGGTTGCGCATCCTCGAGGGCCGACGGGCCCGGATGGAGGAGCGGCTGGCCAACTTCCGGGCCGCGATGAGCCGGACCGCGGAGCGGGTCGACACGTACACCCTCGAGCTGCAACGGCACGGCCTGGAGTCGGCCGAGCGAGAGGTCCGCTGGCTGAACGAGCTGATCGACGGCGAACGCAGCCGGCAGCGGACCCCCGAAGAGCACCAACCGCCTGTACCACCCCCCAACTAA
- a CDS encoding short-chain fatty acid transporter has protein sequence MADSHGKHAKHSTEGEGPLARTALRFTAFTEKWLPDAFGFVLVGTFLVFVFGLVTGEPLLKRPDDPAATNGFGLIDAWGLGFWSLITFTLQMAMIIIGGYAVATSGPVARLITRLARIPRSPRTAVAFVAAVAMLASYLNWAFSLIFAAILAREVARNVPKADYRALGAMAFLGLGTVWAQGLSGSAALQVASASSSPAPVQEVIREGGRASGLIPLSETIFTWQALLATLFVYVVGVAMAWFVAPGEDNAKTAEDLGIELRPLIGRGSPYNGQRDNGQRVDGAEDEKRRPGDWLEHSPLFSLLVVLLGSIYLLRYFDGKSFFNALDLNTVNLILFLLAMLLHWRPWRMARAVRDGAPAAAGVLLQFPLYGGIFGMIAYTGISARLAGWLVQASSQFFFPPLVAIYSCILGVFVPSGGSKWVIEAPYVLDAANQLKVDAGWMVVVYDLGEASANLLQPFWMLPTLAVLGLKARDIMGYTFTMFLACFPAALIAVTLLAPHVTG, from the coding sequence ATGGCGGACAGCCATGGGAAGCACGCGAAGCACAGCACCGAGGGCGAGGGCCCGTTGGCCCGGACCGCGTTGCGCTTCACCGCCTTCACCGAGAAGTGGTTGCCGGACGCGTTCGGCTTCGTCCTGGTCGGCACGTTCCTGGTCTTCGTCTTCGGCCTGGTCACCGGCGAGCCGCTGCTGAAACGGCCGGACGACCCGGCGGCGACCAACGGGTTCGGCCTGATCGACGCCTGGGGTCTCGGCTTCTGGAGCCTGATCACCTTCACGCTGCAGATGGCGATGATCATCATCGGCGGGTACGCCGTGGCCACCAGCGGCCCGGTCGCGCGGCTGATCACCCGGCTCGCGCGAATCCCCAGGTCACCCCGTACGGCGGTCGCCTTCGTCGCGGCGGTCGCCATGCTGGCGTCGTACCTGAACTGGGCGTTCAGCCTGATCTTCGCCGCCATCCTGGCCCGTGAGGTCGCCCGCAACGTGCCGAAGGCCGACTACCGGGCGCTGGGCGCGATGGCGTTCCTGGGGCTCGGCACGGTCTGGGCGCAGGGTTTGTCCGGCTCGGCGGCCCTGCAGGTCGCCAGTGCGAGCAGCAGCCCCGCCCCTGTGCAGGAGGTGATCCGGGAAGGCGGTCGCGCCTCCGGACTGATTCCGCTCAGCGAAACGATCTTCACCTGGCAGGCGCTCCTCGCCACCCTCTTCGTGTACGTCGTGGGCGTGGCGATGGCGTGGTTCGTCGCGCCGGGCGAGGACAACGCCAAGACGGCGGAGGACCTCGGGATCGAGCTGCGGCCGCTGATCGGCCGTGGTTCGCCCTACAACGGACAGCGGGACAACGGCCAGCGGGTGGACGGCGCCGAGGACGAGAAGCGCCGGCCGGGTGACTGGCTGGAGCACTCGCCGCTGTTCAGCCTGCTGGTGGTGCTGCTCGGCTCGATCTACCTGCTCCGGTACTTCGACGGCAAGAGCTTCTTCAACGCGCTCGACCTGAACACGGTGAACCTGATCCTGTTCCTGCTCGCCATGCTGCTGCACTGGCGGCCCTGGCGGATGGCCCGGGCGGTGCGGGACGGCGCACCGGCGGCGGCCGGCGTACTGCTGCAGTTCCCGTTGTACGGCGGCATCTTCGGCATGATCGCGTACACCGGGATCTCCGCCCGGCTGGCCGGGTGGCTGGTCCAGGCGAGCAGTCAGTTCTTCTTCCCGCCCCTGGTGGCGATCTACTCCTGCATCCTCGGCGTGTTCGTGCCCAGCGGCGGCAGCAAGTGGGTGATCGAGGCGCCGTACGTGCTGGACGCGGCGAACCAGCTCAAGGTGGACGCGGGCTGGATGGTGGTCGTCTACGACCTCGGCGAGGCGAGCGCCAACCTGCTGCAGCCGTTCTGGATGCTGCCGACGCTGGCCGTCCTCGGGCTCAAGGCGCGCGACATCATGGGCTACACGTTCACCATGTTCCTCGCCTGCTTCCCGGCGGCCCTGATCGCCGTGACGCTGCTGGCACCCCACGTGACGGGCTGA
- a CDS encoding transglycosylase domain-containing protein: protein MSEARRKAPTRAVRRKKHWALRVLGWMLALGFLGVIGAVATFFIGYQTTDIPDPNKEFATNTTQVTYSDGKQPLGTFFEQNRRSVPLAEIPKYVQDAVIAAEDRTFWTNPGISPSGMARAAFNIVRGKQLQGGSTITQQYVKIMYLNQERTFSRKFSELFIATKLSRSQDKKEILEGYLNTIYFGEGAYGIAAAGDAYFQVKDPKNLSPQQAAFLATVLNNPTRFDPDNPAAQKRIIERYQYVIDGMRQTGSITEAKAAQYSARLPKINKRQKSSRYKGWQGFLLDMTRKELAKEGFTDDQIDGGGLQVRTTFDYGLQKNAVAAVFSDKQPGSAANLHVGLASVRPQTGELVAMVGGPDFLKSQINWATSKARPGSSFKPFAVAAALKDGKTLEDTFEGDGPIEIRGGKYDNELSEDYGRVSLLRATEMSVNTAFYDLVDRQMEGGPGKVVEMAEAAGIPKIPASDRDAPALVLGPNAYASPVDMAGAYSTFAADGKRVPVHVISEVRDQTGKVVWAAKSKYKQVQAIEAEIAKTTSYAMQQVVEDKNGTGNRAQELGRPAAGKTGTAGGISVDHRRANAKCKCKQFKDGSDTLTSWWVGYTPQLSTAVLYRAGKEGESDLDPFSDDPAFFGGNYPTKTWVDFMKPSMEDLPEEPFSEPSEENMGTPTPTYTPPPKTATPPKSSTPPPPASTPPPSSTPPPPPSSPPPSSPSPSDTPTKTKPPKPTFPTLPTRPTDPPGTPDDPDNQ from the coding sequence GTGAGTGAAGCTCGTAGGAAGGCCCCCACCCGCGCGGTACGCCGAAAGAAACACTGGGCGCTGCGGGTACTGGGCTGGATGCTCGCGTTGGGCTTCCTCGGGGTGATCGGTGCCGTGGCCACTTTCTTCATCGGTTACCAGACCACGGACATCCCGGACCCGAACAAGGAGTTCGCGACCAACACGACGCAGGTCACGTACTCCGACGGCAAGCAACCGTTGGGCACGTTCTTCGAGCAGAACCGGCGCTCGGTGCCGTTGGCGGAGATTCCGAAGTACGTCCAGGACGCCGTGATCGCGGCCGAGGACCGGACCTTCTGGACGAACCCCGGCATCTCGCCGTCGGGGATGGCGCGGGCCGCCTTCAACATCGTGCGCGGTAAGCAACTGCAGGGTGGCTCGACGATCACCCAGCAGTACGTGAAGATCATGTACCTGAACCAGGAGCGGACCTTCTCGCGGAAGTTCTCCGAGCTCTTCATCGCCACCAAGCTGAGCCGTTCGCAGGACAAGAAAGAGATCCTCGAGGGCTACCTGAACACGATCTACTTCGGTGAGGGCGCGTACGGCATCGCCGCCGCGGGTGACGCCTACTTCCAGGTCAAGGACCCGAAGAACCTGAGTCCCCAGCAGGCCGCGTTCCTGGCGACGGTGCTGAACAACCCGACCCGGTTCGACCCGGACAACCCGGCGGCGCAGAAGCGGATCATCGAGCGGTACCAGTACGTCATCGACGGGATGCGGCAGACCGGCTCGATCACCGAGGCGAAGGCGGCGCAGTACAGTGCGCGGCTGCCCAAGATCAACAAGCGGCAGAAGAGCAGCCGGTACAAGGGCTGGCAGGGTTTCCTCCTCGACATGACGCGCAAGGAGCTGGCCAAGGAGGGCTTCACCGACGACCAGATCGACGGTGGCGGCCTGCAGGTCCGGACGACCTTCGACTACGGACTCCAGAAGAACGCCGTCGCGGCCGTTTTCAGCGACAAGCAACCGGGCAGCGCGGCCAACCTGCATGTCGGCCTTGCCTCGGTCCGCCCGCAGACCGGTGAGCTGGTCGCGATGGTCGGTGGACCGGACTTCCTGAAGAGCCAGATCAACTGGGCCACTTCGAAGGCCAGGCCCGGTTCGTCGTTCAAGCCGTTCGCGGTGGCGGCGGCGCTCAAGGACGGCAAGACCCTCGAGGACACCTTCGAAGGCGACGGGCCGATCGAGATCCGGGGCGGCAAGTACGACAACGAGCTGAGTGAGGACTACGGCCGGGTCAGCCTGCTGCGGGCCACCGAGATGTCCGTCAACACGGCGTTCTACGACCTGGTCGACCGGCAGATGGAGGGCGGGCCCGGCAAGGTGGTCGAGATGGCCGAAGCGGCCGGCATCCCGAAGATCCCGGCCTCCGACCGCGACGCGCCCGCGCTGGTCCTCGGTCCGAACGCGTACGCGTCGCCGGTGGACATGGCCGGGGCGTACTCGACCTTCGCGGCGGACGGCAAACGCGTCCCCGTGCACGTGATCAGTGAGGTCAGGGACCAGACCGGCAAGGTGGTCTGGGCGGCGAAGTCGAAGTACAAGCAGGTCCAGGCGATCGAGGCGGAGATCGCCAAGACGACCAGCTACGCGATGCAGCAGGTCGTGGAGGACAAGAACGGCACCGGAAACCGGGCGCAGGAGCTCGGCCGGCCGGCCGCGGGCAAGACCGGTACGGCCGGTGGTATCTCCGTCGATCACCGCCGGGCGAACGCCAAGTGCAAGTGCAAGCAGTTCAAGGACGGCTCGGACACGCTGACCTCCTGGTGGGTCGGCTACACGCCCCAGTTGTCGACCGCGGTGCTGTACCGCGCCGGCAAGGAGGGTGAGTCCGACCTCGACCCGTTCAGCGACGACCCCGCCTTCTTCGGTGGCAACTACCCGACCAAGACCTGGGTCGACTTCATGAAACCGTCGATGGAGGACCTGCCCGAGGAGCCGTTCTCGGAGCCGTCGGAGGAGAACATGGGTACGCCGACCCCGACGTACACCCCGCCGCCGAAGACGGCCACGCCGCCGAAGAGCAGCACGCCTCCGCCGCCGGCCAGCACGCCGCCTCCCTCCAGCACGCCGCCGCCCCCGCCGAGTTCACCGCCGCCGTCGTCGCCGTCTCCGTCGGACACCCCGACGAAGACCAAGCCTCCCAAGCCGACGTTCCCGACGCTTCCGACCAGACCGACGGATCCACCGGGAACACCGGACGACCCGGACAATCAGTAG
- a CDS encoding GH92 family glycosyl hydrolase encodes MSSTSSSAASDPGPAAEAQPAATGTSFFTSFEPGQPQPGYTDAVETGPDGQPRSGGVEGPTPTGIGGSEMDKVVKVTANGENTGGGEIASNVADGDKFTKWLVFEPAGWLTYETSAPVVIRKYALTSANDAEGRDPQNWTLSGSVNGTTWTTLDTRSGQSFENRFQTKEYSFTSATAYKFFKLDVTLNHGEDIVQLADWYLSNGAPLPPPGKTVESRLDSGPTSAYNARARTGFTGVKSFRYAGHQTAEGRGFSWNKIADVDLTIGPDTRLGYKIFPEHVEGDLSYPSTFAAVDLAFSDGTYLSDLKAKDHHGFELSPRGQGDAKGLSTNQWNNVEADLGKVAAGKTVKRILVGYDKASGPADFRGWIDDLRISKATTTDAASQLTARHHPSDLVATTRGTNSTGGFSRGNNFPATAVPHGFNFWTPVTNAGSTSWLYDYAKGNNDQNKPEIQAFSISHEPSPWMGDRQTFQVMPSTAETPTANRKARAWAFSHDNEIARPHYYGVTFDNGNAAELTPTDHAAMLRFSFPAGRAKLIFDNTSNLGGLTLDPATGVVTGYSDVKSGLSTGAGRLFVYGVVDQKVVASGKLSDGGGANVGGYFSFDPKVKQVQLRLATSLIGTEQAKKNLELELPASSRFEKVRNAAQNAWDAKLGTIEVDGATTDQLMTIYGNLYRLFLYPNNGSENTGTASKPVITYASPTSPKVGTDTPTKTGSKIVAGQTYVNNGFWDTYRTVWPAYSLFAQDTAADLVNGFVQQYKDGGWISRWSSPGYANLMVGTSSDVAFADAYLKGIKGIDVQAAYDAALKNAAARPPTDNVGRKGLDRSVFNGYTANTTGEGFSWSMDGYINDYGIANMSKALYDAAKSDDPRKQEYKDNYDYYLNRARNYVTLFDPALNFFQGKGPDGVWGHSPSTFDPRDWGHDYTETNAWNMAFSTPQDGAGLAALYGGREGLGKKLDEFFTTPEDALHTGGYGGTIHEMLEARDVRMGQYGHSNQPSHHIAYMYAFAGQPAKTQEKVREVLDRLYLGSEIGQGYPGDEDNGEMSAWYLFSMLGFYPLQVGSPSYAIGAPLFTRAAVRLPGGKKLTVVAPNNSATNKYVKSVKVNGKAWTSTNLPHDLIGNGGKIEFEMTDKPSAWGTGSDDAPPSLTTPGEDPKTWRDSTEDTGAVVAAGGVDVTALTDNDSKKQVTLTGAAPTVTVQLQQGRPVTMYTLTSGTTGTAPAGWTLEGSNDGTTWAEVDKRSGQEWAFPAYTRSFSVASPKAYTQYRLVLTPAAGATGVTLSELELLGTVKGIEAGTHPSEQRVARTKPSPTPSQSIDRNYG; translated from the coding sequence ATGTCCTCCACATCGTCGAGCGCCGCGTCCGACCCGGGCCCGGCCGCCGAAGCACAGCCGGCCGCGACCGGTACCAGCTTCTTCACCTCCTTCGAGCCGGGCCAGCCGCAGCCCGGGTACACCGACGCGGTCGAGACCGGACCCGACGGGCAGCCACGCAGCGGCGGGGTCGAAGGACCGACGCCGACCGGGATCGGCGGCTCCGAGATGGACAAGGTCGTCAAGGTGACCGCCAACGGCGAGAACACCGGCGGCGGTGAGATCGCGTCCAACGTCGCCGACGGGGACAAGTTCACCAAGTGGCTGGTCTTCGAGCCGGCCGGCTGGCTGACCTACGAGACGTCGGCGCCGGTGGTGATCCGCAAGTACGCGCTCACTTCGGCCAACGACGCGGAGGGGCGCGACCCGCAGAACTGGACCCTGTCCGGTTCGGTCAACGGCACGACCTGGACCACGCTGGACACCCGGAGCGGCCAGAGCTTCGAGAACCGGTTCCAGACCAAGGAGTACAGCTTCACCAGCGCGACGGCGTACAAGTTCTTCAAGCTGGACGTCACGCTGAACCACGGCGAGGACATCGTCCAGCTCGCCGACTGGTACCTGTCCAACGGCGCCCCGCTGCCGCCCCCGGGCAAGACCGTCGAGTCCCGGCTGGACTCCGGTCCCACCAGTGCCTACAACGCGCGGGCCCGGACCGGCTTCACCGGCGTCAAGTCCTTCCGGTACGCCGGTCACCAGACCGCCGAGGGCCGCGGCTTCAGCTGGAACAAGATCGCCGACGTCGACCTGACCATCGGTCCGGACACCCGGCTCGGCTACAAGATCTTCCCCGAGCACGTCGAGGGTGACCTGAGCTATCCGAGCACCTTCGCGGCGGTCGACCTGGCCTTCTCCGACGGCACCTACCTGAGCGACCTGAAGGCCAAGGACCACCACGGCTTCGAGCTCAGCCCGCGCGGACAGGGCGACGCCAAGGGACTGTCCACGAACCAGTGGAACAACGTCGAGGCCGACCTGGGCAAGGTCGCGGCCGGCAAGACGGTCAAGCGGATCCTGGTCGGCTACGACAAGGCATCCGGCCCGGCGGACTTCCGCGGCTGGATCGACGACCTCCGGATCAGCAAGGCGACCACCACGGACGCCGCCTCGCAGCTGACCGCCCGGCACCACCCGTCGGACCTGGTGGCCACCACCCGCGGCACCAACTCCACCGGCGGCTTCTCCCGGGGCAACAACTTCCCGGCGACCGCCGTACCGCACGGCTTCAACTTCTGGACGCCGGTGACGAACGCGGGTTCGACGTCCTGGCTGTACGACTACGCCAAGGGCAACAACGACCAGAACAAGCCGGAGATCCAGGCGTTCTCGATCAGCCACGAGCCGAGCCCGTGGATGGGTGACCGGCAGACCTTCCAGGTGATGCCGTCGACGGCCGAGACGCCGACCGCGAACCGCAAGGCGCGGGCCTGGGCGTTCAGCCACGACAACGAGATCGCCCGGCCGCACTACTACGGCGTCACCTTCGACAACGGCAACGCGGCCGAGCTGACCCCGACCGACCACGCGGCGATGCTGCGGTTCTCGTTCCCGGCCGGCCGGGCGAAGCTGATCTTCGACAACACCAGCAACCTCGGCGGCCTGACGCTGGACCCGGCGACCGGCGTGGTCACCGGCTACAGCGACGTGAAGAGCGGGCTGTCCACCGGCGCGGGCCGGCTGTTCGTGTACGGCGTCGTCGACCAGAAGGTCGTTGCCAGCGGCAAGCTTTCCGACGGTGGCGGCGCCAATGTCGGCGGGTACTTCTCCTTCGACCCCAAGGTCAAGCAGGTCCAGCTCCGGCTGGCCACCTCGCTGATCGGCACCGAGCAGGCGAAGAAGAACCTCGAACTGGAACTGCCTGCGAGCAGCCGGTTCGAGAAGGTCCGCAACGCCGCCCAGAACGCGTGGGACGCCAAGCTCGGCACCATCGAGGTCGACGGCGCCACCACCGACCAGCTGATGACCATCTACGGCAACCTGTACCGGCTGTTCCTCTACCCGAACAACGGCTCGGAGAACACCGGTACGGCGAGCAAGCCGGTGATCACCTACGCGTCGCCGACCTCACCGAAGGTCGGGACCGACACTCCCACCAAGACCGGCTCGAAGATCGTGGCCGGCCAGACCTATGTGAACAACGGGTTCTGGGACACCTACCGGACCGTATGGCCGGCGTACAGCCTGTTCGCGCAGGACACGGCCGCCGACCTGGTCAACGGGTTCGTCCAGCAGTACAAGGACGGCGGCTGGATCTCCCGCTGGTCCTCGCCGGGCTACGCCAACCTGATGGTCGGCACCAGCTCGGACGTCGCCTTCGCTGATGCCTACCTGAAGGGGATCAAGGGCATCGACGTCCAGGCGGCGTACGACGCGGCACTAAAGAACGCGGCCGCCCGTCCGCCGACGGACAACGTCGGCCGCAAGGGTCTCGACCGCTCGGTGTTCAACGGCTACACGGCCAACACCACCGGTGAGGGCTTCAGCTGGTCGATGGACGGCTACATCAACGACTACGGCATCGCCAACATGTCCAAGGCGCTGTACGACGCGGCAAAGAGCGACGACCCGCGCAAGCAGGAGTACAAGGACAATTACGACTACTACCTGAACCGCGCGCGGAACTACGTGACGCTGTTCGACCCGGCGCTGAACTTCTTCCAGGGCAAGGGCCCGGACGGCGTCTGGGGCCACTCGCCGAGCACCTTCGACCCGCGCGACTGGGGTCACGACTACACCGAGACCAACGCCTGGAACATGGCCTTCTCCACTCCGCAGGACGGCGCCGGCCTGGCCGCGCTGTACGGCGGTCGCGAGGGTCTGGGCAAGAAGCTCGACGAGTTCTTCACCACCCCGGAGGACGCGCTGCACACCGGCGGCTACGGCGGCACGATCCACGAGATGCTCGAGGCGCGGGACGTCCGGATGGGCCAGTACGGCCACAGCAACCAGCCGTCGCACCACATCGCGTACATGTACGCCTTCGCCGGGCAGCCGGCCAAGACACAGGAGAAGGTCCGCGAGGTGCTGGACCGGCTCTACCTGGGGTCCGAGATCGGCCAGGGATACCCGGGCGACGAGGACAACGGCGAGATGTCGGCCTGGTACCTGTTCAGCATGCTCGGGTTCTACCCGCTGCAGGTCGGCTCGCCGTCGTACGCGATCGGGGCGCCGCTGTTCACCCGGGCCGCGGTCCGGCTGCCCGGCGGGAAGAAGCTGACCGTCGTCGCGCCGAACAACAGCGCCACGAACAAGTACGTGAAGAGCGTCAAGGTCAACGGCAAGGCCTGGACCTCGACCAACCTGCCGCACGACCTGATCGGCAACGGCGGCAAGATCGAGTTCGAGATGACGGACAAGCCGTCGGCCTGGGGCACCGGCAGCGACGATGCTCCGCCGTCGCTGACGACTCCGGGCGAGGACCCGAAGACGTGGCGCGACTCGACCGAGGACACCGGCGCGGTCGTGGCGGCCGGCGGGGTGGATGTCACCGCGCTGACCGACAACGACTCGAAGAAGCAGGTCACGCTGACCGGCGCCGCTCCGACCGTGACGGTTCAGTTGCAGCAGGGCCGGCCGGTCACGATGTACACGCTGACCAGCGGAACCACCGGTACGGCGCCCGCGGGCTGGACGCTGGAGGGGTCGAACGACGGGACGACGTGGGCCGAGGTGGACAAGCGGAGCGGCCAGGAGTGGGCGTTCCCGGCGTACACGAGGTCGTTCAGCGTTGCTTCGCCGAAGGCCTACACGCAGTACCGGCTGGTGCTGACGCCGGCGGCCGGGGCCACCGGCGTGACGCTGTCCGAGCTGGAACTGCTCGGCACCGTGAAGGGCATCGAGGCCGGGACGCACCCGAGCGAGCAGCGGGTCGCCCGGACCAAGCCGAGCCCGACGCCGTCGCAGTCCATCGATCGGAACTACGGCTGA